A window of the Helianthus annuus cultivar XRQ/B chromosome 4, HanXRQr2.0-SUNRISE, whole genome shotgun sequence genome harbors these coding sequences:
- the LOC110906941 gene encoding uncharacterized protein LOC110906941 translates to MSIRSGRQTNAWSDNWCPFSPLRSFISPRAIANAGFTLSSMVADLVADDNGQWLWPEAWYDTYPVLINIDTPQILADEHDRLEWKDLDGNLQHFETKEVWNSLRNREDKVLWVKSVWFAQCIPRHSFHLWLVIKNKLKTQDRLTVWEAGSATNLQLMCCPLCKCDRDSRDHLFFQCQFSSEVWGSVRKYVDMGGVLNNWTSIIQWMERVSDSRTLEHIICKILVAATTYFIWQERNNRLFSALVRNAEALSKIIIDTVRLRIMGFKVSGEPKYDNILERWLISKNMALEPG, encoded by the coding sequence ATGTCTATTAGGAGTGGAAGGCAAACTAATGCTTGGAGTGACAATTGGTGCCCGTTTAGTCCTCTTCGGTCTTTTATCTCGCCTAGAGCGATTGCGAATgctggtttcactctttcttctATGGTTGCTGATCTTGTGGCGGATGATAATGGTCAATGGTTGTGGCCCGAGGCTTGGTATGACACATATCCGGTCCTTATAAATATTGACACGCCACAAATTTTAGCTGATGAACATGATCGGCTAGAGTGGAAAGATCTGGATGGTAATCTTCAGCATTTTGAAACGAAGGAGGTGTGGAATAGTTTACGGAATAGAGAGGATAAGGTTTTATGGGTTAAATCGGTTTGGTTCGCTCAATGCATTCCTAGACATTCATTCCACTTGTGGCTTGTTATCAAAAACAAGCTAAAGACCCAAGACAGGTTGACCGTTTGGGAAGCTGGCAGTGCTACTAACTTACAGCTTATGTGCTGTCCATTATGTAAATGTGATCGTGACTCTAGAGATCATCTCTTCTTCCAATGTCAATTCTCATCGGAGGTTTGGGGATCGGTTAGAAAATACGTTGACATGGGGGGTGTGCTGAACAACTGGACGTCGATTATTCAATGGATGGAGCGTGTTTCTGATTCTAGAACGCTTGAGCATATTATCTGCAAGATCCTGGTTGCGGCTACCACGTATTTTATTTGGCAGGAAAGAAACAACCGTCTTTTTTCTGCTCTTGTTCGAAATGCTGAGGCTCTCTCAAAGATCATCATTGATACGGTTCGGCTTAGAATTATGGGATTCAAGGTGAGTGGGGAACCAAAGTATGACAACATTCTGGAAAGGTGGCTGATCTCGAAGAATATGGCTTTGGAGCCGGGCTAA